The following coding sequences are from one Methanosarcina sp. WWM596 window:
- a CDS encoding DUF3160 domain-containing protein encodes MTDNQTDDQSDLFNDSIKTAPAENFSDKSNTLELEKESSFSRYYSKENLQFDADVPAYSLPLKASEITNYDDFIQKVPLTNKNRDLLYKNGFVVIESRAAGNLFEAEPVRVNETYSALKSADIPIFITSDSLLHLYHIQFDETLKRVEEEEFYDDLWKLDKAFLEASIEDYSRSIEDKASEEVTEAARRNVAYFTVALSLLQPKPEQIEQSQRYLGTAILFDPQNAKQYSVEIPSFVKADVEAELALIEAQKGGISPIFKYYEDNSQYIPRGHYTTSEKLTNYFKAMMWHGRMSMLLRPDMIISEESMAKESVAEKSAAEESEKESRIQTIQALLISDHFDRDKNLRDRWDRIYDVTALYVGFSDDLGPYEYAKALDTVFGDNIDGVSFDNESLAELKTELEIYESPKIYGGTGEIIQAGCETESKTLEASKGFRFMGQRYTPDSYIFQTLGFPALNLMDLLGSERATEHLKNMGVSENEEYKERHLSLENEFGAFDEEDWNKNLYWAQLYALKPLLVSSPEGYPTFMQTEAWEDKQLNAALASWTELRHDTILYAKQAYFVGAFYDLEEIPVQGYVEPVPEFYARMLALTRMAHTGLNDMEVLDEQSDKDFTTLEHTLERLLEISIKELENEELTDEEYEFIRNFDQNIAPMLENVDIKSQMSTLVADVYTSPAGVLEEGTGKLDLMVVAYKQPDGRIVLGAGPVMSYYEFWQPSGKRLTDEEWREMLKNNPPERPEWVESFKV; translated from the coding sequence ATGACAGATAATCAAACAGATGATCAGAGCGATTTATTTAATGATTCCATAAAAACCGCTCCTGCAGAGAATTTCTCCGATAAGAGCAATACCCTTGAACTTGAGAAGGAAAGCTCCTTTTCTAGATATTACAGTAAAGAAAACCTGCAGTTCGATGCCGACGTTCCCGCTTATTCTCTGCCTCTAAAGGCTTCCGAAATTACAAATTATGACGATTTCATCCAGAAAGTTCCTCTGACGAACAAGAACAGGGACTTACTGTACAAAAACGGGTTTGTTGTAATTGAAAGCAGAGCTGCTGGAAACCTGTTTGAGGCAGAGCCGGTAAGAGTAAACGAGACTTACAGCGCCCTGAAATCGGCTGATATTCCTATTTTCATCACGTCGGACTCTCTTCTTCACCTTTACCATATCCAGTTTGATGAGACCTTAAAGCGGGTCGAAGAAGAGGAATTTTATGACGATTTGTGGAAACTTGACAAAGCTTTTCTTGAAGCCTCCATAGAGGATTATAGCAGGTCGATAGAGGATAAAGCCTCTGAAGAAGTAACGGAAGCTGCAAGAAGAAATGTTGCGTACTTCACCGTGGCTTTGAGCCTGCTCCAGCCGAAACCTGAGCAGATAGAGCAATCACAGAGATATTTAGGGACAGCTATACTCTTTGATCCACAGAATGCGAAACAATACAGTGTAGAAATCCCTTCATTTGTAAAAGCCGATGTAGAAGCCGAACTTGCCCTGATAGAAGCGCAAAAAGGAGGAATATCTCCTATTTTCAAGTATTATGAAGATAACTCTCAGTACATTCCAAGAGGGCACTATACAACATCTGAGAAATTAACTAACTATTTTAAGGCCATGATGTGGCACGGTAGAATGAGCATGCTCCTTCGGCCGGACATGATCATTTCAGAAGAATCAATGGCAAAAGAATCAGTTGCGGAAAAATCAGCTGCGGAAGAATCCGAAAAGGAGTCCAGAATTCAGACAATTCAGGCCCTTTTGATTTCTGACCATTTTGATAGGGACAAAAACCTCCGGGACAGATGGGATAGAATTTACGACGTGACAGCTCTTTATGTCGGTTTTTCCGACGATCTCGGGCCTTATGAATATGCAAAAGCTCTGGATACCGTCTTTGGGGATAATATAGATGGAGTGAGTTTCGACAACGAAAGCCTGGCAGAACTGAAAACCGAGCTGGAAATATATGAAAGTCCGAAAATCTATGGAGGTACAGGTGAAATAATTCAGGCAGGCTGCGAAACTGAAAGCAAAACTCTTGAGGCTTCAAAGGGTTTCAGGTTTATGGGGCAACGATATACCCCTGATTCCTATATCTTCCAGACGCTTGGTTTCCCTGCCCTGAATCTCATGGATCTTCTCGGTTCTGAAAGAGCCACGGAACACCTTAAAAATATGGGGGTTTCCGAAAACGAAGAATACAAAGAACGTCATTTGTCTCTGGAAAATGAATTCGGAGCTTTTGATGAAGAAGACTGGAACAAAAACCTTTACTGGGCTCAACTATATGCCTTAAAGCCCCTCCTGGTAAGTTCTCCAGAGGGCTATCCCACTTTCATGCAGACCGAAGCCTGGGAAGATAAACAGCTGAACGCGGCTCTTGCTTCCTGGACCGAGCTCAGGCATGATACTATTCTCTATGCGAAGCAGGCTTACTTTGTAGGTGCGTTCTATGATCTGGAAGAAATACCTGTTCAGGGATATGTGGAGCCAGTGCCTGAATTCTATGCCAGGATGCTTGCTCTTACCAGAATGGCACATACCGGGTTAAATGATATGGAAGTGCTTGATGAGCAGTCGGATAAAGACTTTACAACTCTTGAACACACCCTTGAAAGGCTGCTGGAAATCTCAATTAAAGAGCTTGAAAACGAAGAGCTGACGGATGAAGAGTACGAGTTCATCAGGAATTTCGACCAGAATATAGCTCCAATGCTTGAGAACGTAGATATCAAGTCCCAGATGTCCACTCTGGTCGCGGATGTTTACACCTCTCCTGCCGGAGTACTGGAAGAAGGGACCGGAAAACTGGACCTGATGGTAGTAGCGTATAAACAGCCTGACGGCAGGATCGTGCTCGGAGCAGGGCCTGTAATGAGTTATTATGAATTCTGGCAGCCCTCGGGAAAAAGGTTGACGGATGAAGAGTGGAGGGAAATGCTGAAAAATAATCCTCCTGAAAGGCCGGAATGGGTTGAGTCTTTTAAGGTGTAA